Proteins encoded within one genomic window of Esox lucius isolate fEsoLuc1 chromosome 12, fEsoLuc1.pri, whole genome shotgun sequence:
- the LOC105024972 gene encoding interleukin-17 receptor C yields the protein MKRCVNGPSCSVLLLCLLLLLRAADEITLTVKEVIHQNESVPQMELSTVRSSPSQGSCSVCVRLFVRMRREDFNGTLKITYLKLSTNTLRKIFITKSKGVKNDTLQWKENKQRSKTIQIKRLYRVGIGQQILWELVLNCFPGEAGGEVAVFLSSIPLREVYVVQNICPDPVPMFNLSVDELARSLTVTITTGNPINQPAPSLDVDTRVCYRQGGLACSGIFPLTTIDTNKSPSVNLTFPYLLPCVCVQVYYTHVDAKRTTVCPFVNSSLDAENRDVWLSGTVTLYGELGSSLAWASPCPPSDLKPSASLCWNDTTHCTPIFNTTLEDTVEKGVLRYNVSAVDRHPQMCVWFSYQGSHDVQCPFLSDMSKWEAHVGPGLKRLIVYLTSTIPASFAAQLCVQEKKGCVSRGAIYFVNMGGRGRETQLDLPISVLADGLCVQVWRSDVFQFGRRLLCPDYSHRRWGLYAVTAMALLLSAAMLGSLLYHVTMKGVTGWLSIQRPVLLVCSSGHTAHVSAVCSLASILQGELGAEVRMALWAQSSNGANPGTLDSSRTGVSELGPLPWLYGQWEAVREAGGRVLIIWSPEAKESYRIWREEREVRKTGWGTGDEMRQEESGEDWEGHEERRGKKERTGMKREEVWKDDAWEPTSVTGPVFRAALSCLQGSLQGGGRDHNFALVYFQGLGHSRDIPKDLRSVPRYCLPCDFGGLIRELGGLARGGNTGDDSWHCWSRLFSKTLSLWLARRLTHRLNCHRRALRKTRVRKCPRS from the exons ATGAAGCGCTGCGTAAATGGACCATCGTGTTCTGTGCTGCTCCTCTGTCTGCTGCTGCTCCTACGCGCTGCGGATGAGATAACACTTACCGTCAAGGAG GTAATACACCAAAATG AGAGTGTTCCCCAGATGGAGCTGTCAACAGTCCGATCTTCTCCATCACAAGGCTCCTGTTCTGTCTGTGTTCGTCTGTTTGTCAGAATGAGACGTGAGG ATTTTAATGGGACGCTGAAAATTACCTACCTGAAACTGTCAACTAATACCCTCAGAAAGATCTTCATAACAAAGTCAAAAGGAGtgaaaaatgacactttgcag tGGAAGGAGAATAAGCAACGATCAAAAACCATCCAAATCAAACGTTTGTACCGCGTGGGCATTGGTCAACAGATTTTG TGGGAGTTGGTGTTAAACTGTTTCCCAGGTGAAGCAGGGGGAGAAGTGGCTGTGTTTTTGTCCTCCATACCTCTGAGAGAAGTTTACGTAGTACAGAACATCTGTCCAG ATCCAGTGCCAATGTTCAACCTGTCTGTTGATGAGCTGGCTCGATCCTTGACCGTGACAATAACAACTGGGAACCCGATAAACCAGCCTGCTCCTTCGCTTGACGTGGACACCAGGGTGTGCTATAGGCAGGGAGGCTTGGCGTGCTCTGGCATCTTTCCTCTTACTACC ATTGACACCAATAAGTCTCCGTCTGTGAATCTCACGTTCCCCTACCTGTtgccgtgtgtctgtgtccag GTATATTACACACATGTAGATGCAAAGAGGACCACAGTTTGCCCCTTTGTAAACAGCTCATTAGATG CGGAGAACCGAGACGTGTGGCTCTCCGGAACCGTGACGTTGTATGGCGAGTTGGGTTCCAGCCTGGCTTGGGCCTCCCCTTGTCCCCCGTCTGACCTGAagccctctgcctccctctgctGGAATGACACGACCCACTGCACTCCCATCTTCAACACCACACTGGAGGACACCGTGGAGAAAGGAGTCCTG AGGTATAATGTTTCGGCCGTGGACAGACACcctcagatgtgtgtgtgg TTCTCCTATCAAGGCAGCCATGATGTCCAATGCCCTTTCCTGTCAG aTATGTCTAAATGGGAGGCACATGTTGGTCCTGGTTTGAAGCGTCTCATTGTCTATCTCACCTCCACTATCCCAGCGTCCTTTGCTGCTCAACTCTGTGTCCAGGAAAAGAAGGGATGTGTATCCAGGGGAGCTATCTATTTTGTAAACATG GGTGGGCGCGGTAGAGAGACCCAGCTGGACCTGCCCATATCAGTTCTGGCTGATGGACTCTGTGTGCAG GTGTGGCGGTCAGATGTGTTTCAGTTTGGGAGGAGACTACTCTGTCCTGACT ATTCCCACAGGAGATGGGGTCTCTATGCTGTTACAGCCATGGCTCTTCTGCTTTCTGCGGCTATGCTGGGAAGCCTGCTCTACCATGTGACCATGAAGGGAGTCACGG GTTGGCTCTCCATCCAGAGGCCTGTCCTCTTGGTGTGCTCCTCCGGGCATACAGCCCATGTGTCAGCTGTGTGCTCTTTGGCTTCGATCTTACAGGGGGAGTTGGGCGCTGAAGTACGCATGGCTCTGTGGGCCCAGAGCTCTAATGGGGCCAACCCTGGGACTTTGGATAGTTCCAGGACTGGGGTGTCTGAGCTGGGTCCTTTGCCCTGGCTTTATGGACAGTGGGAGGCAGTCAGAGAAGCAGGAGGCCGGGTTCTGATCATCTGGAGCCCAGAAGCTAAGGAGTCCTACAGAATCTGGAGAGAAGAGCGAGAGGTGAGAAAGACCGGATGGGGTACAGGTGATGAAATGAGACAAGAGGAGAGCGGAGAAGATTGGGAAGGACATGAAGAAAGAAGAGGGAAAAAGGAGCGAACAGGAATGAAGAGGGAAGAGGTTTGGAAGGATGATGCCTGGGAGCCTACCTCAGTGACCGGGCCGGTGTTCCGGGCTGCCCTCTCCTGTCTGCAGGGGTCACTACAGGGGGGGGGTAGGGACCACAACTTTGCCCTTGTCTACTTCCAGGGCCTCGGTCATAGCAGAGACATCCCCAAGGACCTCAGAAGTGTCCCCCGATACTGCCTTCCTTGTGATTTTGGGGGTCTAATTCGAGAGCTGGGCGGGTTAGCTAGAGGGGGGAACACTGGGGATGACAGCTGGCACTGTTGGTCCAGACTCTTCTCCAAAACTTTGTCACTTTGGTTGGCTAGGCGACTAACTCACAGGTTGAACTGTCACAGACGAGCCCTCAGAAAGACGAGAGTCCGAAAATGTCCCAGAAGTTGA